A region of the Perca flavescens isolate YP-PL-M2 chromosome 15, PFLA_1.0, whole genome shotgun sequence genome:
TGCCTTTAATAATACAATTTTTAATACCGGCCGAAAGAACATTATACCTTCTGTTTACATCTGTTCTAGAACTTAACGCTTGATATAATGCATGAGTAAGTCAAAAACATTACTAAGGCAGACAGCCCCATCAACATGATTCCTTATTCAttcatacattgatatttgtactgtaaatcTGTCGCCATACAAAAAAACCCCAACAAATTTAAAATTTGAACAAAACAGTGTGTCGGTATTTTGGACCGGCTATGACCGTGGATCACACCGTGATCTCAGCCGGTTTGTCATTTTGGTCGTAAACAAccaagtctctgctgagtttgcAGCAGAGAGCTGGCAGGGTAAACACTCTTTGATGTGCGATACAACTGATTTGGACATTTGCATTCTCAAATGATGCTCCGCCGCGTAATGTCTAGATAATTACAGGTTTGCAGTGCACGCAGGGTGCACGATTAACTTTTTGTCCGCCAGCAAAACAGCGAGTGAAAGTAAAAAATTTGACCAGCCACTCTAgattactgtttttttcttttggctgTAAAGCAAATGTACCATCCACTTGCATATTTtgccagcatttggctggtagatggtgctaattttgtacCCTGAGTGCACGTGTGAAAAGGGGCTTTAAGTCATGCCTGGATAGACTATGTGGTGACTCGGCTAAAAGCCTGTAAATAAAGGAAGAGAAACCCCGTGAAGGAGTAAGTGAGGTCTCTAGTTAAAATGCTGCAACGTTGTACACCTTGTCTTTAGAATCAGAGCATCACGCCCGATGTCCTGCGGCATCTTCTGGAGTCCGCGGTATCCGAGCACATGGAGGACTGTTTCCACAACCCGGTTTTCTCAGTAGCTCCACACACAGACGGCTCTCTCAACCTGATCATAAGCTGCAAGGTAGGGCACTGCCAAGTCATTTGTAAAGTAGTTTCAGGAAGTCCATAGCCAAGAAAAAATGCGTTTTCAACTGCTGGAAGTTTAAAATTCATAACTCCCTGTTGAAGAGGATTTTTTTCCTTAGGCCTTTAGGTGCTTTTGTCGTAATGGAGGGCTGTATTTCCATATTATTGAGTATGTACTGGCCTGTTGCCCATGTACGTTCACTGCTACCTGACTGACCCAGTTTCCCTAAtttataacaaaaacaaaaaggaaatcagTGTGCCACACATTAACTGTAGAATCACGAAATATTtgcctatttatttttattttttttttcttcttctgctttcAGGTTTGTTACTTCCTGTCCATTGTCCTGTGAAAGCAGATGgccacttttatttttataatattactttaacgtgtgatatttgattttgagtTTTTTGTGCTCTCTGTATATATTGTGAAATAAAGACTTCTGAATTGAATGTGTTATTTATTGTACTGTATGCTACCCCATCTCTAACTACCATTTCATACCAATGATCATAACTAGGTTATGATGAATTTGTGCATGCATCATTTTACCATTGCAAAGTATAACAAACAATTAGGAAATTCAAGTTCCTTAAACGGAACCTGACTGCTGGACTTCCATTACAGAAGTTGCTGAAACTTCTGTAATGGAAGTCCGTTGCTGACGGAAAATCCGcgggatttcactcatttaggccggatatctgttgccttgggcttcctttgtgttggcgttctaacctgcggtggatttctgaggactatggttaactgctcctcagatctctgcagggtaaatccagacagctagctagactatctgtccaatcggagttctCTGTTGCACCActgaaacaacttttaaacgtacacgttccaccaaaacagtgGCAGTGGCACTGTGGCTTTTCCCAGTGCTTAGCACCGGGGAAAAACCAATGTGACTAATTCAACCTCCCAGCCCCAAAATACAAAGCTTCTATTATAATGCACACTACAGATGACGACAAAACattgatttatatatttttttttttctctggtgCAACCATTTCCGTGTAATTGGTTGGGATTATCTGTCTTGACAGTGAATTCTACACAAATACTCATACGTGTTTCTGCAGCTACAATATCAGCTCTGTTGATAATGCACCTACTGTatactagggtgaccagatttcccgaaGCTAAAACCGGGACCGTAGCgctcgtgcacgcacacgctttttaacgtgaacatgtgccagcccaggtcagacatatccACAGAcggtaacttcattattttgatcgtaggctcctcatctaataatagagtttttttcctgtaaaattaacaaaaatgcagcaacagcctttttcagtttagtgtgagatttatgttgagattttttctaaaaaaagattctttgaagtgttatttattccaataacaccaaaagaattaaaattatttattgaaaattttgagcataacCACTTGCAAATATCTGTAGCCAAGGCATCATTTAGGCTActcctgcttcctgtttggcgTCTTTTgatgaggaagtaacctccttaaatgtgcatatgacaattattcacctcaatgatacattaattcattttaatttataatagacccctggactgtaatatttcagatgtgtttgagcaagatttctgctcctgtccaaaactttgtgcactttcaaaatacagtatatgtgttctctgtgatttggaggagacgATGAGTCGTGacattgagaaaaataaagttaggttagtagagaagaataaagaataaagtcactatatttcagaaactaatctatacctgcaccatatagtctgctgtgcattacgtgattgctctgctgatacagcagatctcagacctcctgactgacacagagccccgtttgggtctctgaatgagacaaatagtttagctagagaagtaactgaacgctgctctacatcggaggtggaaaacgtaaactacagaaataaacggggcacaaacgcaacacatctaccgcagcatggccacagctgagcgcgtccataaacctgaagctgcgctgcattttacagaaagAGTGGACACaagcaggtctgcttcagagctccgtgtgtgtgagtctgaaccgtagactggaaacatcacgtcacaggaacttcaaactaaatcattagcattgcgctcctaaactttgtgttgatggcatcaatttaggctattacactgatttggctaggattcctgggctgaagacccggcaaaatcggctcctggtgtaaaccgggacattttagcgtcccgacaggcttttgtcgggactcgggacaaacaattgaaaatcgggactgtcccggtcaaatcgggacgtctggtcaccctaacctATACGTTTGGCCACTTTGGCTTAATTTAATACTTTACATAAAGTTCATATATCTGCATGTAAAGTCCTAGTGATAAGCATAGCATAACTGTCTGAAATGCAATCATTCAAAACcttaatacagtaaatgttcAAAACCAATGTTCAAAATATACGCAAGGAAGTTTTGCCTGTGGAAATACTGCCGGAACAATCGAGACACGATTTGATTAGGCTGCACATTTCAGACTAATCGAATAAATTAGACGCTTTTCCTGACGTCCGATACAACATTGATCACACTGAATAGTAGTCTATACACGACGGATCATCTACCATCAATAATGAACCTGACATTCAGTAATCcaattgtttcctttttttggaagtgcctgcccttttagGCACGTAGAACTCGGCATCACCGGTAGCGGGCAGCATTGTTCCGATCGTGCGAACGACCAGACCGGaaaacaactagctagctactagctaGGCAGAGCGGAGCGGAGGCAGGCTGAGGAAAGATGGCAGCCGCGGCAGTGGCTGAGTTTCAGAGAGCACAGTCTCTCCTTGGAACAGACCGGAATGCCTCTATCGATATCTTACATTCTATAGGTAAATATGATTGCCACAATACGGCACTGGAATGAAAATAACCATACGCTCAGACACCGAAGCTATACACCCCTCCATGAAACCTGAAGCAGTTGAGTTagccagctagcagctaagCTAAGGTAGCTAGCCCAGTGCTggctgtctcttttttttctcattgctTGCACAGTGAGTCAGCAGCAGTGGGCTAGCCGGCTAGCAACGTACCGGCTAACTTATCACACAAGCTAACGTTATTCACCCCGGCTTATTCATTGGACTGTAACTTGTGTGCCAGCTGGCTAGTTAACGCTAGCGTGCAGCCAGCGTAGCTAGCAGCTATTCCTTGTCTTGTCAGATTGTAAGGCCGACATGGAAATTGATGTGAAACTGAATTGACTCCGTTAACACCACCTACTTTGTCACAGACTCTAGTCTAGTGTATGCTCATGTGCCGTACGATGCTTTATGTTGCTTATTAGAGCATAGTAATGTAGATAGCTAGCTGTCATTGTTGAATTTGACACATATTTCACATTCACCCCCAACCTATACATGATATAAAGTGACTTCATACTAGTCTCTAGATACAGAAGCATAGGAGTGTAACATCAGCACTTttcactgtttgttttcttttcacgGTGATTGATATTAATACGGATCACATTACatcatcgtgtgtgtgtgtgtgtgtgtgtgtgttgtagtgaAGCGGGACATCCAGGAGAGCGATGAGGAGGCGGTGCGTGTTAAAGAGCAGAGCATCCTGGAGCTGGGTCGGCTGCTGGCCAAGACGGGACAGGCCGCAGGTAATGCAACAGGAACATGACCTGTATGTCCTGTTTTGATTTGTGCACACAACAAAGCTGTATCACTGCAGTTTTCCAACCTCAGTCAAACCACATCaacaccagccaaatggcttgagaatatttacattttaccagccactcagtAGATTGccatggttgttgttgtttttttttctggtgagTTAAGCAAATCTACCAGGCACTTTCATATGTTTACCATCTTACCATTTGGCTGGTTGacggtgctaattttgaactcTGGAGATAAGGTAGTACCGGAACCAAAACTGTTTTTTCAAAGGGCAGCTCTGAGGAATTTGTTCTTGAGTCTACGTGTAGATATGATCCCCCTGTCAGCAAACCTGCCAGAAGACGTCAAAGGATCTTCTTTGGAtctttctgcctttttaaaataaaaataccatgCAAAGGAAGGTAGTAGCTATTGAAGTTTGAGTGGCCTTTGAGTGAAAGGTTTGTTCCTGCCACACATTTGGACCAGTGGAAGTGCTGcaaatcataattttttttggggcttttccacctttttaatggataggacagctaggtgagaaaggggagcgagagagaagggggaagacatgcagggaatcgtcacaggtcggactcgaaccctggccctctgcgtcgaggcatgagcctctcagtatatgtgcgcctgcccTACCCACTGAGGCAACCCGGCCACACGAAGTGCTGCACTTCTTTGCAGctgaacagaaagaaagaacgaCGTTCAACAATTAGAGTGGCGCTATAAGTGGCTGTGTCCAAAATCATTCCCTGTTCATAAACGTGATTCAATCAGGACCCCTAACTTTTCCCTAAATAACTAGAGAGCAGCCtgtaatgttctttttttttttttaaatcattttttggTTTCAGCTGGGTAACAATTTGGAATTAGGAGTGTGTTTGTTTCAAATGCGTTTTGcaactttttttaataatctgATTCACCCAGATAAAATGTTTGCATTCACCAGCCATTTTCGAGCTGTTttctatacatacatacatacttgtgtacagtacttctttcttttcctcccacCCCTATTTTTTTCAGAGCTAGGGGGCCTGCTGAAATACGTCCGCCCCTTCCTCAACTCCATCTCCAAGGCCAAGGCAGCCCGGCTGGTCCGCTCCCTGCTGGACATGTTCCTGGATATGGAAGCTGCGACAGGTCAGGAGGTAGAGCTCTGCCTGGAGTGCATAGAGTGGGCCAAGGCTGAGAAGAGAACCTTCCTCAGGCAGGCGCTAGAGGTGAGCCGCGGTGCTGTTGCAGGGCTCGTTTCACCCCCAGTGGTCTTTTTCAGGTTTGTCTGGGCAAGGAAGTGGCCCGAGAGTGTGGGTCTCTGAACTTTTCCAAACAAACATGTGATGTGgttcggggggggggggctttacGCAGAGCTTTTGCCGTGGCCTACGTTAGCGGCCTgaggtttatacttgtgcgctggtgtctGCGTCATTCTGGCGTATCtctttaaccctcgtgttgtcctcCCGCCCATTATGCAACCTTTTCTTTTCCCGATGTTTTCGTCACTTTTCTTCGGCGCTTTTTTGATGTTTGTATTCTgcactttttcgacatttttatttttttgtactgtTATTTTCcctgacgttttttttttttaaagctttttccgtcatttttgtcacctttttcaacgttcttttatcaattttttttttttttttttttcttcaaatgctataaaaccccaaattcaaagaaataagtgaactgatcatttattttacctgtaaagagcattgtatggaaccatccgcGTTATTACTTTTGGAAATTTTGGTTGAccgaaacccacatttctgatttagaaaatgggtcaaatatgacccgaggacaacaggggTGTTAAGAGAACAGCAGGGCCGGCATGGATGTGTGTATGCGTGGGAAGTGTGTGGTACAGCGAGCGAAGTGGTGACGGGGGGGATCAGtttggagcgagtaccgactctggGGGCGCAGacggagaaacaaagtgtctcccctgtgctttctgaccacggtgggaaatgtGTAGCAGGAAAGAGTTAACGCTcgccttgatttcatgttgtttatggggACCCGGAAATGTGACGccaccaagccacggccgagcagaccaatcacaattgttgcAGAGGTGCCTGTCAGGCTAATGCGTACGGTCCGTATCTtcacgtacctacgtacgtacccACGGCGGTTTCTAAACGCAAGAGAATAAATTGGCCTTTAGAATCGACTTGTTCGGCGGCTGTACGGTTTAGGCTCAATTGGCGCCGGACAGTCTGGCGATAACACAGgtcttcccattcattttgaatagGGTTAGTGTGTTTAGGCTAAGGCCAAAATTTGAATGTGCATCCAGATTTATATCTGTACGTATATAAAacagctgcacagaataaatctccatggtaacaTATGTATCACTGCTTTCATGAAACCACGTTTAACCACTGCCACGATAACTGgaaaatcccggcttaatccgcTATCTAGGCTTTGTGAACTAGCCCTCTGAGcactgaaatggtgtctttttttttttcttcttctttttcttctctctcctcagGCTCGCCTCATCTCACTGTATTTCGACACAAAATGCTACCAGGAGGCACTACAACTGGGTACGTGTTGTAGCTCTTGGAATGGTTGTTATTAATGTCCTGGCTAATTACCAAAAGTAATACCttgtgtatgtgtaaaacatcaaaacaaGGACGGAGAATGTCAGCCTTCTAATGGAGGACGTTTTCCACCTATTTGGACCAAAAACCTGCAGAAACATCCAGGGTTCAACATCAACTtattgtccaccagccaaacgGCTAGTGAATGTTGACATTTTCAGTCTCAATACATTaccattagttttttttttttttttttttggtgagtgaagcaaatcaaCCAGCCACCTGGATGTTTTACCAGCGTTTGGCTAAGGTTGATGGTGATCATCTTGGGACCCCTGGAAACGTCGCGTTGCCTCTTAAACCTCCTCCCCTTCTCCAGGCACCCAGCTGCTGCACGAGCTGAAGAAGATGGACGACAAGGCCCTGCTGGTGGAGGTGCAGCTGCTGGAGAGCAAGACGTACCACGGGCTCAGCAACCTGGCCAAGGCGCGCGCCGCCCTCACCTCTGCCAGGACCACCGCCAACGCCATCTACTGCCCGCCGAAACTACAAGCGGCTCTAGACATGCAGTCAGGTACGAAGCAGGACAAACGACTCGACCACATCGCACTGCTGTGAGCTATCGGTTTGTCCAGCTGCAGGGGAGCTCTAGAATGTACAGTAACCAGACCAAACATTTAGGCACGCTCTcccattgaagtgaatgagaagACGTGTGTGAAcgtttgactggtactgtatatcagtccctccagaaaaacgcgattatgcgctcgcataattcaatgcataatcagccaaagtccgcatattcatgcgggggccgcattttttcaaatatgccgcactttcgccgcataaattgccgatttccgcgcaaaatatgcggggcttgcatgatttcataatccccgcattttcgttgcaaaaaagtcgcATACAtctcagcagaaagttgaaaaaaaaaagttgcgtttacttcacacaagagcagccattttcccctgttgccatggcaacattatgaagtgacgtaattaaaGTTGGTATCCGataagaaagctatcttaatatctgatgtctactcaCATTTCTctaagtgctcctgctgtctataaCATTAACGATTTTTTGAAAGtctctcttttgtatcttttatttccttctgtttagactacttttatttttactttaatattatattatttgtatatatttttgtatcttatttgtttacttattgcaatgactgaatatctgtaaactatttttggaaattaagtttaaaaaaagcaggttGTTTTTGCACGTTCCCGcgatttttgcaagttcctgcaatttcatcgcattaaaattgcataaatatcccgcatattccatcacatttttttaagaaaacgtgccgcataatcaaggatttttgcccgaaacaatcacaaaaaagaaaaggaaggacTGGTATATACCGCTCATTAGGGGGCGGGGCAGACCTCACGGTTCGGTACGACTTCGGTACAATGGAGGGAAAAGCCAAACAATGTGcatgtctcaggctgtaccacctagtgtcatcCAGTCTCTccccctgagctagctgcaaCAGCCTGAAGTGTGTAAAGTAAGATGTAAACAGTAAACCGTAAGTACCCCACATCATCTCCACACTCCGTCTGGGacttgtaaacaaaataaaaccagcAGCCATAAAACTACATGAAAATACAGCGTCTCTCTTCTCTGCTAAGACGACCGAAATCACGTGATTAACGCAACGTTATCCCGGCGTCTCCCGGGCCATTTTTCTGCTCCCTGCCTGGCTAAAGGTCATTGAGTTAGCCCGAAGAAACCAGGGCGCCCGTCCCAACTAACGTTACGGCTCGGAGCCACGACGTTGGAAACGTAACGCCGATCTGCAGCACCAGTCTTATCCATCCCCTCTCTCGCCTGTACCACTGGAACCGACCGGGGAAACCAACGTTTGTccaaacttgcgatcttaaagagGCCACTCTCGTGGGTCGCCTCCCCTCGCCACACTCGTCCCTAGTGCTGCTACTATAGGCGGAGCTCGGCGCCagagcttcagagctaaggcgggGCTACAGATTAGGTGTCCCTAAAGAATCTGCGTATCTACCAGTAGTTCCGCATTACGTGAATTCATTTGTACAGTGTATTCTGCGTGTAAATTCACGCACCGAACCGTGACGCACCGAACCGTTTCGGTTCAATACGAATACAtgtaccgttccacccctaTTGAACACACAACCCACATTTTTGATCAAGgtctcttttattttcaaatataaCAAACGAAAGATATACAATTCACACATGAAATAGTCAAGCCTAGTTCCTGTCCATACAAACAACCCAAACAACTTCCCAGTGCCCCCCACCCACAGGTACTGGACCCCCAGCAAATTTCCATGCATCCCGACATACTCAAATGAGTCTGCAGAGTCGTACATATATCATTCAAATATCTaagtaaataaaagaaaaagacatcaataaataataataataataaatcgaAAAATAAAAGTATGCACACACAATTGGGTTACATAGAAATGTTAGTAGCTGCCGTGCCTTCTACAAAGGAAATAAATGGCTGCCAAATGATATAGAAATAGcccacattttttaagtttatgAAAACACGGTGGGTGAAGAAAACTGGAGTTGCTATTTTCCGTTGAAGTTAACCtggcgtgtgtgcgtgtgtgtgtgtctctccaggAATCACCCACGCAGCAGAGGAGAAAGACTGGAAGACGGCGTACTCCTACTTCTACG
Encoded here:
- the LOC114570173 gene encoding 26S proteasome non-ATPase regulatory subunit 11A isoform X1 — encoded protein: MAAAAVAEFQRAQSLLGTDRNASIDILHSIVKRDIQESDEEAVRVKEQSILELGRLLAKTGQAAELGGLLKYVRPFLNSISKAKAARLVRSLLDMFLDMEAATGQEVELCLECIEWAKAEKRTFLRQALEARLISLYFDTKCYQEALQLGTQLLHELKKMDDKALLVEVQLLESKTYHGLSNLAKARAALTSARTTANAIYCPPKLQAALDMQSGITHAAEEKDWKTAYSYFYEAFEGYDSIDSPRAITALKYMLLCKIMLNLPEDVQALISGKLALRYAGRQTDSLKCVAQASKNRSLADFEKALTEYKAELRDDPIISTHLTKLYDNLLEQNLIRVIEPFSRVQIAHISSLIKLSKIVSALQGDVERKLSQMILDEKFHGILDQGEGVLIVFEEPVVDKTYEAALETIQNMSKVVDALYNKAKKLT
- the LOC114570173 gene encoding 26S proteasome non-ATPase regulatory subunit 11A isoform X2, whose protein sequence is MAAAAVAEFQRAQSLLGTDRNASIDILHSIVKRDIQESDEEAVRVKEQSILELGRLLAKTGQAAELGGLLKYVRPFLNSISKAKAARLVRSLLDMFLDMEAATGQEVELCLECIEWAKAEKRTFLRQALEARLISLYFDTKCYQEALQLGTQLLHELKKMDDKALLVEVQLLESKTYHGLSNLAKARAALTSARTTANAIYCPPKLQAALDMQSGITHAAEEKDWKTAYSYFYEAFEGYDSIDSPRAITALKYMLLCKIMLNLPEDVQALISGKLALRYAGRQTDSLKCVAQASKNRSLADFEKALTEYKAELRDDPIISTHLTKLYDNLLEQNLIRVIEPFSRVQIAHISSLIKLSKGDVERKLSQMILDEKFHGILDQGEGVLIVFEEPVVDKTYEAALETIQNMSKVVDALYNKAKKLT